One Siniperca chuatsi isolate FFG_IHB_CAS linkage group LG1, ASM2008510v1, whole genome shotgun sequence genomic window, ATGGTGCTAACATTTGTAGCATATAACACCAAGTACAGCTAAGAGTAATGGGAATATGGTTAGttgtgcaggtatttggtcataaaccaaagtattggacacaatgaaattttgacctgatgaaggcacaagatgaaaagtcaggggatcaacaaaaTGATTGAAAACAATTTATCGTGAAATGGGCATGGAAgtgtgtatcaaatttcatgacaatccatcaaacagttgtagagacatttcactcaaaacctcaTGCCAACCTCATGGTGCCACTAaattaaaagtcaggggatcaccaacgtcattaggattcatcatccgggaaccatgaatgtgtgtgccaaatttcatTTCAATCCATCTagcagatgttgagatatttcagtgtggatcaaagtggtggaccgacattACCATccgtgctgctagcatggctaaaaagagcAAGGCATGGTTCACAGTAATGTTTAGCAAGTGTTCCCTCACCTTGGCAGTAGCTGTCTGCAGACTGAAGGCTGTAGCCAGCAGGACACTGACAGTGGAAGCTCCCGGGAGTGTTAACACAGCCGAACACACAGCCTGTTACAGCTGCAGGCAGCAGGCACTCATCCACATCTGGAAAGATGGAGAGCGATTTAGAAAAACACTATTCATAGACGTAAATGacataaacagacacaaatgtaaaaatacacacagccacacacacacacctgtgcaggAGGTTTGGTCATGAGCTGGTTGATAGCCGTCATCACAGCTGCACTTAAAGGAACCAAATGTGTTGATGCATCTCTGCTGACACTGGTGCTGCCCCTCCACACACTCATCTAAatctacacacatacataaataacatgaacacaTATCACTGGTTTGAATGGCAGGATGGACACAGATTTAATAAAACACACTCTTGTGCacagtcaaaaacacacacagtccaggtgCCACtgagatgaaagaaaagagcagcagaTGAAAGGTGCTCATTTCCCCTGCCGCCCTGAATCAAGCTGGAATCTGAAACCTCATTGATGTGTCTCCATGTTTTGCTTGCTGTTTTGGCCTGTAATAAGCAAACCAAAATGCAGATGttttctgacttcctgttctccagagacaggaaacaaggaTGTGCAGAAAGGACTCAACAAGCTTGTATATCAGCTCTGCCCTTGTTTTTCTAGGAAAGCACCATTTCCCCAACCTGATGTTTCTTGATATAACTGCCTTTTCTGCGTTAATGGTTCAACATCTTTCCATTTTCTGACACAACTTTATATATAGAAGACCATGAGGACAAAGTCTGGTCCAGAAAGAATGACATCTTTTGAAATGAGGACCAAAATAAATGctcatttttctttactttactTGGTCAGACAAGAATGTTTACAAGCCTTATTTCACTGCAGTGGAATTTTCAGGCTTAAACTAAACTATAATTAGTCAAACCATGATTGTCTGGACAGGACTATGTCAAAGTGCACACTGATAAtaacactgttaaaaaaataatcaacaccATCCACTGATGGCTCTCACAAATGATAGGTTGTCTGTGAGCAGGTATGTGTAATTAGacaatatataaattaaatgtcaGCCTCGTAAGTGCTACAAGGTGATCGTGCTGCCATAAATTTCACAGCTCACGTATGCTCGTCTGTGAGCCATGAAACatcaaacacataaaacatgtgAAGGAGATTCCCTGTTGTGCTGTAACATGCCTCAGTGCACACTGTGTTGTTATTAGAAAGAGCCCGAGGGGTCCACAGAGCATTCAGGAAGAATGTTACAGtcacagtggaaaaaaaacaaacatgaatatgCTCACCTCGACACGTTCGCACGTCATCCAGCAGAGTGAATCCAGGTCTGCAGTGGCACTTAGTTCTGGTCTGGGTCTGGTTGGAGCTCTGGTTGTAGTGCTGGGAGTGAGAGCACAGCTGAGAACAGCCTCCGTTGTTAACGGAACATGGTGTCAACTCTGGAGACAAACAGTAAGGATGAAGGATGGCTCATTTCTGGGGTAATTACAAGTTCAAGGGTCATTACAAATGGGGCAACAAGAGAAATTAATTTGAGCATTTATATGAGCTATCGTTTCAGAATAAGATGATCTGTATAGCAGAAGATGTAATTATCATTTAAACAGATAACCGTCACAAAGGTTATCTGTTTTAAAGATAATTACAtcagtgcttttttttctttgctagGACCTTCCAGGAATGTTAAGTTTTCCTACTTTTATTGGCAAATAAATATCTTGcactttcccttttctttacCCATCAGCAGCtctttcctttcccttttcAGTGAGCTCGACTGCAGCATTTTCAAATGAATCTAGGAATCTACTGAGTTATGAAGCAACAACATCACCTACCCAAACAAACAGGTGTGATTCCGCTCCAGGTGCCCCCCTGCTGGCAGTAGCTGTGTATGTCTCCATGAGCCAGCGTATAACCAGGGTAGCaggcatactgtatgtaatgtctGTACTCTCCGGGACGTGGATTCTCTACATTACGAAAGTAGAAGGTCCCATGAGTGGGCACACGTGGGTACGGGCACACAGGTCGTCTGCTGAGGCTCAGAGACAGCAGAGGCGGTTTGGTGGTGGCGTTCGTCGTGAGGTTGTGGTATTCAGTCCAGTGCGATCTCGGCTCAGTGGTGGTAGTGGTGTTTGAAGGAAGGGTGACATTAGGCAGCTGTGTTTTCATATTGGGCTGGGTGGAGCTGAGACTTAAAGAAGTTGAAGTAGAAAAGGATGGAAAGGGGGGTGATAAGGAGTGTGAGGAAGCAGGTGATGAAGTGGATGAAGAACTGGTAGAAATTAAAGAAACAGAAGGAGATATAATGTGTGTTGAGGTCTCTGCGAGCTCCTCTTTATCTAAAGAACCAGGCTGAGACAAAGAAGGATACTGGAAGCCAGTTTCAACCTGTTGGTCTTCATCTGCAGTTTGTGCAGAGCCTGTTTCTACTTCGGAGGGAGTCACATCATCCTGTGATGTGACAGATTCTCCAGACTTGAGCTCTTTTTCACTACAGAGCACAGGCAGAGCAGATTTCTTGTGGTGGAGTGGTGAAGTTGGTACAAACATCACAGTTGGGGGAGTGACAGCAGTATTTGTGACAGCAGTGATAGCTGGTGTATGGGCTGTTGAAAATGATGGCAGTGAAGATGTTCGCTCTGTTCCTGCCACTAATGATAAGGTAGATGAGACAGTAGTAGATAAATATGATTTAGAGGCAAACATTTGTGTAACTTTGTCCACCTTTTCTGCTCCCTCACGTGAAACTTTTACCTCTGAGCCATGCCTCCCAGTTCCTGTTCCTGCTTCTTGAGATTTGCTTGCCTCCTGAAGTTGAGCCTCAAGACGAGTTGTTTGGACCCCATCTCTGACTTTAAAACTGGGGAACTGAATATGCTGCGGCAGGTGGAGTTTTGGGTTAGACACTTTAATCCTCTCACTGTTGGACATTTGGGATGGTGTATGAGACAACAAGCCAAATTTGAGGTTTGCTTCTTTGGAGGCTGTATTAGCGAGGGTGTCGTAGTGGGATTGTTGCTGGGTCTTCAGCACTACGGCAGCCTGGAGGTTCAGGTGTACGTTTGGCTTTTGCATATTGACACCTGACACCGAGCTCATCATGTCGGACTCTAACAAGGAAAAGAGGTAAAAAGATCAAATGGCAAAGAGTTGAGGGCAAGGCAAGTCTATTTGTAAAGCAACTTTCAAACATGACTGAAAAGTAGTCATGAACATAGTTTCAGTTTAGTTAGTTACAGCTAGTTACAGTTGCAGTGCAGTAATAAACTGTCTTCTATCTACTGCTGTTTGGAATCAATGAATACGGGAGAATTAATGCAATGTCATACAAAGACAGCTGCTTTTATAAGAtcaaatttaaaggaatagtttgacattttgggaaatacactaattcactttcttgctgagagaaATTTGAtgataagattgataccactcttatttATGGTAAATGAAACCAGCAGCccgctaacttagcttagcacaaagaccgaAAAcaagaaacagctagccttgctccatccaaaggtaacaaaatctgcctaccagcacctcttaagctaactaaatgaattaaatcttgtttttttaaaccacacaagaccaaagtgtaaaaatgacaatatgcCATATTATGGGGGttatgttgccaggcaaccagcagagactccaggatgTCACTGCTatcggccaagaaatagtcctgcacattATCCgccataaaaaaaatctctttagGTTGTACTTCGGTTTTGTAGgcagattttattacctttggacagagccaagctagctgtttacccGTTTCCAAGCCTTTACGCTAAGCTAATAGCTGCTAGCTCCAACTACAAATTTACGTAACAATTACTtaaatggtatcaatcttctcatctactctcagcaagaaagcaaataagcttattttctaaaatgtcgaactattgctttaataGCTGAGAGTTTATCATGCTCACCTTTGCATACAGGCTTTGTGCTATTCCAGGTGTGGCCCTTACAGTATAACATTGAGGGCCCATGTAGCCGAAAGCCAGTATTACAGCTGAACACTGCCAAGGAGCCATCCTCATTCATGCTGCTCGTCCCGTGGGTGAGCGGCCCCGGGTTGGAGCAGCCAGAGCCTGAagggt contains:
- the si:dkey-163f14.6 gene encoding protein HEG isoform X4; its protein translation is MNEDGSLAVFSCNTGFRLHGPSMLYCKGHTWNSTKPVCKESDMMSSVSGVNMQKPNVHLNLQAAVVLKTQQQSHYDTLANTASKEANLKFGLLSHTPSQMSNSERIKVSNPKLHLPQHIQFPSFKVRDGVQTTRLEAQLQEASKSQEAGTGTGRHGSEVKVSREGAEKVDKVTQMFASKSYLSTTVSSTLSLVAGTERTSSLPSFSTAHTPAITAVTNTAVTPPTVMFVPTSPLHHKKSALPVLCSEKELKSGESVTSQDDVTPSEVETGSAQTADEDQQVETGFQYPSLSQPGSLDKEELAETSTHIISPSVSLISTSSSSTSSPASSHSLSPPFPSFSTSTSLSLSSTQPNMKTQLPNVTLPSNTTTTTEPRSHWTEYHNLTTNATTKPPLLSLSLSRRPVCPYPRVPTHGTFYFRNVENPRPGEYRHYIQYACYPGYTLAHGDIHSYCQQGGTWSGITPVCLELTPCSVNNGGCSQLCSHSQHYNQSSNQTQTRTKCHCRPGFTLLDDVRTCRDLDECVEGQHQCQQRCINTFGSFKCSCDDGYQPAHDQTSCTDVDECLLPAAVTGCVFGCVNTPGSFHCQCPAGYSLQSADSYCQDIDECAVNQGLGPCMEQCHNSPGSYRCSCTYGHILAGNGHSCIAECPPGYRKQPTTTPENSTAQALREECVDINECQEERCEWQCVNLPGSHRCICPRGYTLQRDGRRCKDINECNRKNGGCSHLCVNHKGGYKCACPASHRLSPYSWKKCLPRTTANTAG
- the si:dkey-163f14.6 gene encoding mucin-3A isoform X3 — translated: MGAQMRLLAALVALLCIYAPVCGAEGCSGFRHLENGQTFFRYGGLLVIFRCRPGYKLHGYKTNSCVSGHWSRDTPVCVGSGCSNPGPLTHGTSSMNEDGSLAVFSCNTGFRLHGPSMLYCKGHTWNSTKPVCKESDMMSSVSGVNMQKPNVHLNLQAAVVLKTQQQSHYDTLANTASKEANLKFGLLSHTPSQMSNSERIKVSNPKLHLPQHIQFPSFKVRDGVQTTRLEAQLQEASKSQEAGTGTGRHGSEVKVSREGAEKVDKVTQMFASKSYLSTTVSSTLSLVAGTERTSSLPSFSTAHTPAITAVTNTAVTPPTVMFVPTSPLHHKKSALPVLCSEKELKSGESVTSQDDVTPSEVETGSAQTADEDQQVETGFQYPSLSQPGSLDKEELAETSTHIISPSVSLISTSSSSTSSPASSHSLSPPFPSFSTSTSLSLSSTQPNMKTQLPNVTLPSNTTTTTEPRSHWTEYHNLTTNATTKPPLLSLSLSRRPVCPYPRVPTHGTFYFRNVENPRPGEYRHYIQYACYPGYTLAHGDIHSYCQQGGTWSGITPVCLELTPCSVNNGGCSQLCSHSQHYNQSSNQTQTRTKCHCRPGFTLLDDVRTCRDLDECVEGQHQCQQRCINTFGSFKCSCDDGYQPAHDQTSCTDVDECLLPAAVTGCVFGCVNTPGSFHCQCPAGYSLQSADSYCQDIDECAVNQGLGPCMEQCHNSPGSYRCSCTYGHILAGNGHSCIAECPPGYRKQPTTTPENSTAQALREECI
- the si:dkey-163f14.6 gene encoding mucin-3A isoform X1 — encoded protein: MGAQMRLLAALVALLCIYAPVCGAEGCSGFRHLENGQTFFRYGGLLVIFRCRPGYKLHGYKTNSCVSGHWSRDTPVCVGSGCSNPGPLTHGTSSMNEDGSLAVFSCNTGFRLHGPSMLYCKGHTWNSTKPVCKESDMMSSVSGVNMQKPNVHLNLQAAVVLKTQQQSHYDTLANTASKEANLKFGLLSHTPSQMSNSERIKVSNPKLHLPQHIQFPSFKVRDGVQTTRLEAQLQEASKSQEAGTGTGRHGSEVKVSREGAEKVDKVTQMFASKSYLSTTVSSTLSLVAGTERTSSLPSFSTAHTPAITAVTNTAVTPPTVMFVPTSPLHHKKSALPVLCSEKELKSGESVTSQDDVTPSEVETGSAQTADEDQQVETGFQYPSLSQPGSLDKEELAETSTHIISPSVSLISTSSSSTSSPASSHSLSPPFPSFSTSTSLSLSSTQPNMKTQLPNVTLPSNTTTTTEPRSHWTEYHNLTTNATTKPPLLSLSLSRRPVCPYPRVPTHGTFYFRNVENPRPGEYRHYIQYACYPGYTLAHGDIHSYCQQGGTWSGITPVCLELTPCSVNNGGCSQLCSHSQHYNQSSNQTQTRTKCHCRPGFTLLDDVRTCRDLDECVEGQHQCQQRCINTFGSFKCSCDDGYQPAHDQTSCTDVDECLLPAAVTGCVFGCVNTPGSFHCQCPAGYSLQSADSYCQDIDECAVNQGLGPCMEQCHNSPGSYRCSCTYGHILAGNGHSCIAECPPGYRKQPTTTPENSTAQALREECVDINECQEERCEWQCVNLPGSHRCICPRGYTLQRDGRRCKDINECNRKNGGCSHLCVNHKGGYKCACPASHRLSPYSWKKCLPRTTANTAG
- the si:dkey-163f14.6 gene encoding uncharacterized protein si:dkey-163f14.6 isoform X2, producing MGAQMRLLAALVALLCIYAPVCGAEGCSGFRHLENGQTFFRYGGLLVIFRCRPGYKLHGYKTNSCVSGHWSRDTPVCVGSGCSNPGPLTHGTSSMNEDGSLAVFSCNTGFRLHGPSMLYCKGHTWNSTKPVCKESDMMSSVSGVNMQKPNVHLNLQAAVVLKTQQQSHYDTLANTASKEANLKFGLLSHTPSQMSNSERIKVSNPKLHLPQHIQFPSFKVRDGVQTTRLEAQLQEASKSQEAGTGTGRHGSEVKVSREGAEKVDKVTQMFASKSYLSTTVSSTLSLVAGTERTSSLPSFSTAHTPAITAVTNTAVTPPTVMFVPTSPLHHKKSALPVLCSEKELKSGESVTSQDDVTPSEVETGSAQTADEDQQVETGFHSSSTSSPASSHSLSPPFPSFSTSTSLSLSSTQPNMKTQLPNVTLPSNTTTTTEPRSHWTEYHNLTTNATTKPPLLSLSLSRRPVCPYPRVPTHGTFYFRNVENPRPGEYRHYIQYACYPGYTLAHGDIHSYCQQGGTWSGITPVCLELTPCSVNNGGCSQLCSHSQHYNQSSNQTQTRTKCHCRPGFTLLDDVRTCRDLDECVEGQHQCQQRCINTFGSFKCSCDDGYQPAHDQTSCTDVDECLLPAAVTGCVFGCVNTPGSFHCQCPAGYSLQSADSYCQDIDECAVNQGLGPCMEQCHNSPGSYRCSCTYGHILAGNGHSCIAECPPGYRKQPTTTPENSTAQALREECVDINECQEERCEWQCVNLPGSHRCICPRGYTLQRDGRRCKDINECNRKNGGCSHLCVNHKGGYKCACPASHRLSPYSWKKCLPRTTANTAG